The following proteins come from a genomic window of Suricata suricatta isolate VVHF042 chromosome 5, meerkat_22Aug2017_6uvM2_HiC, whole genome shotgun sequence:
- the XIRP1 gene encoding xin actin-binding repeat-containing protein 1 isoform X1: protein MVKAQMQAAPTPATPKAAAEDGPLPAPPAPEALPPPPPKESLCKSQQQRQASELRRLYRHIHPELRRNLAEAVAEDLAEVLDSGEPTEGEVQCMRWIFENWRLDAIGDRERPPAREPVPGGDVQATSRKFEEGTFVNSMEQEPAGPPPSGADVRAARRLFETKPLHELSGQPEALEATVREPEASGDVQGTRRLFETRPLDRLGSRPSIQEQSPLELRSEIQELKGDVKKTVKLFQTEPLCAIQDAEGAIHEVKAACREEIQSHAVKTARWLFETQPLDAINRDPSQVRVIRGISLEEGARPDVSAARWIFETQPLDAIREILVDEKDFQPSPDLVPPGPGVQQQRHLFETRALDTLKGEEEPGAELPPKEEVVPGDVHSTLWLFEMKSLDTPGDKVQVGHLQRVGPREPEHLSSNGPAVPSPSESAPQRDGVKGDVKAFKTLFETLPLDSIGQVEPSAQRNRSRAEGLDSAGRSQDTGSPVYAMQDGQGHLHALTSVSREQVVGGDVQGYKWMFETQPLDHLGRSPNTVDVVRGITRQEVVAGDVGTARWLFETQPLEVIHRRERQERQEEEGESQAGSQPEALPKGDVQTMRWLFETCPMSELAQKQGSEAIDPTAKAEARSCTWMFAPQPPDRPADSREQHLQVSQVQAGDRQTDGHIFETEPLQASARPSGRRPVRYCSRVEIPSGQVSRQKEVFQALEAGKRADQGPRALPEPVPEGSVHKFTWIFENCPMGSLAAESIRGDSLPEEQPAGPSGSEVLERLETAAEGTLQVLHATPGILHRGGILMEARGPGELCLAKYVLPGPGQGGPHVRKEELVSGELPRIVRQVLRRPDVDPQGLLVQEDPVGQLRLKPLRLPAPGSGNIEDTDPEFQQLLACGLGTSVSRTGLVMQETEQGLVSLTAYSLQPRLPSRAPGRGSVQLLASCIDKGDLSGLHSLRWEPPADPSPVPDSEGAQRLPPPANIIHVPPLDPGTGMGHLRGPGKAGPLAGEEEQEDVCAGQNGTAALGKSEGMRPLGSGAPDLQTAMQRLRVATAEAQSLHQQVLNKHPQASTPGASPTPCRDGQRQAAAAATVAAQSTTGPVAGGDPRIPAAPRKVSGEQKALPGGLPGGRGTVQDGIYTAHPVRTFDPSGGVQPSEREAPQRGGDTALSAQAPSPLQDGPGQSRGPGREEPGGCAQMAPGPPEKARVGPGGPRAAGTTLKVASLAHHTQASGPRPAGASLPSHNASVPPPPLLSAAVTGPDLPAPAHHEEDSVQQDSEALQGPLLHPHSSPASQRTPGEPWTRTPKPEPKTSPRKKPQLPPKPAYLSQIPPPQRLPKRVAPSPSSSKEARQGACKPGEGGAANVPTAASQACLPLAGGPREQSQPRPQHSPGALDSRSTGSQAAGSKAQSPEPPTPSALSSHPTSPQQAPGPPGERPEAEPQHGASESTETLQGGRPELQGLLSQLQALEKEAAGSVDMRAVTTLFERVPQLGVPPRPPAAPQKPEASVVQAFGELTKVSTGVARLREQTLARLQDIEEAVHKALNSMSSLQPETDTKGQSQGPLKDHSACEISNTDRRRAGPDRPGQEAGGQSAVKNTPRDTCLIEAQSQAKVRNHTEAGAQPTAAVPLARRPETGREASGLAGAFPGSRESSCSPTFITAESATRKLPEAPSPRAILEVSVRSSHQAPDVGQAGLPQKGFQERAGKTEAAQCSGQSEPTPASLGSPLTAGQKGILGPHTGPGGATGTSIQQCEGVGQCRDPALLASARVKEQGPQLQLPAPPLLRPFLRGPAGLSGGLAHAPCGASSPEPPEGQGLRPPWGAPLQGPAAQGGR, encoded by the coding sequence GCCGCTGCACGAGCTGAGTGGCCAGCCCGAGGCCCTGGAGGCCACAGTGCGGGAGCCTGAGGCCAGCGGGGACGTCCAGGGTACCAGGAGGCTCTTCGAGACACGGCCGCTGGACCGCCTGGGCTCCCGGCCCTCCATCCAGGAGCAGAGCCCCTTGGAGCTGCGCTCGGAGATCCAGGAGCTGAAGGGTGACGTCAAGAAGACGGTGAAGCTGTTCCAGACGGAGCCACTGTGCGCCATCCAGGATGCAGAGGGCGCCATCCACGAGGTCAAGGCCGCGTGCCGTGAGGAGATCCAAAGCCACGCCGTGAAGACTGCCCGCTGGCTCTTTGAAACCCAACCTCTGGACGCCATCAACAGGGACCCCAGCCAGGTGCGAGTGATCCGGGGGAtctccctggaggagggggcccgGCCTGACGTCAGTGCCGCTCGCTGGATCTTTGAGACACAGCCCCTGGATGCCATCAGGGAGATCCTAGTGGACGAGAAGGACTTCCAGCCGTCCCCCGACCTCGTGCCTCCTGGCCCGGGTGTCCAGCAGCAGAGACACTTGTTTGAGACCCGGGCGCTAGACACTCTCAAGGGGGAAGAAGAGCCTGGAGCAGAGCTCCCACCCAAGGAGGAAGTAGTCCCTGGCGATGTCCACTCCACCCTGTGGCTGTTTGAGATGAAGTCCTTGGACACTCCTGGAGACAAGGTCCAAGTGGGTCACCTGCAGCGGGTGGGTCCCCGGGAGCCTGAGCATCTGTCCAGCAACGGCCCCGCGGTGCCGTCCCCCTCTGAGAGTGCCCCCcagagggatggggtgaagggggATGTGAAGGCCTTCAAGACCCTTTTTGAGACCCTGCCCCTGGACAGCATTGGGCAGGTTGAGCCTTCAGCCCAGAGGAACCGGAGCAGAGCAGAAGGACTTGATTCTGCTGGGCGGTCCCAGGACACAGGGTCCCCGGTGTATGCCATGCAGGATGGCCAAGGCCACCTCCACGCCCTGAcctctgtcagcagagagcaggTAGTTGGAGGGGACGTGCAGGGCTACAAGTGGATGTTTGAGACGCAGCCCCTAGACCATCTGGGCCGAAGCCCCAACACCGTGGACGTGGTGCGAGGCATCACCCGGCAGGAAGTGGTGGCCGGAGATGTTGGCACTGCCCGCTGGCTCTTTGAGACGCAGCCCCTGGAGGTAATCCACCGGCGGGAACGGCAGGAGCgccaggaagaagaaggagaaagtcAGGCGGGTTCCCAGCCCGAGGCGCTCCCCAAAGGGGACGTGCAGACCATGCGGTGGCTGTTTGAGACATGCCCCATGAGCGAGCTTGCGCAGAAGCAGGGGTCTGAGGCCATAGACCCCACCGCGAAGGCCGAGGCTCGGTCCTGCACCTGGATGTTTGCACCCCAACCCCCGGACAGGCCAGCGGACTCCAGGGAGCAGCACCTGCAGGTCAGCCAGGTCCAGgctggggacagacagacagacggtcACATCTTTGAAACCGAGCCTCTGCAGGCCTCAGCCCGTCCCAGTGGAAGGCGGCCTGTGCGCTACTGCAGCCGCGTGGAGATCCCTTCAGGGCAAGTGTCTCGGCAGAAGGAGGTTTTCCAGGCCCTGGAGGCAGGCAAGAGGGCAgaccagggccccagggccctcCCCGAGCCCGTCCCCGAGGGCTCGGTGCACAAGTTCACTTGGATCTTTGAGAACTGCCCCATGGGCTCCCTGGCGGCCGAGAGCATCCGTGGGGACAGCCTCCCGGAGGAGCAGCCCGCAGGCCCCTCGGGCAGTGAGGTGCTGGAGAGGCTGGAGACCGCGGCTGAGGGGACCCTGCAGGTTCTGCACGCCACGCCTGGCATCCTGCACCGTGGAGGCATCCTCATGGAGGCCCGCGGGCCGGGGGAGCTCTGCCTCGCCAAATACGTGCTCCCGGGCCCCGGGCAGGGGGGACCCCACGTACGGAAGGAGGAGCTGGTGTCTGGCGAGCTTCCCAGGATTGTCCGCCAGGTGCTGCGCCGGCCCGACGTGGACCCGCAGGGGCTGCTGGTTCAGGAGGACCCAGTAGGCCAGCTCCGTCTTAAGCCACTGAGGCTGCCAGCTCCCGGCAGCGGGAACATCGAAGACACGGACCCCGAGTTCCAGCAGTTGCTGGCGTGTGGCCTGGGGACCTCGGTCTCGAGGACCGGGCTGGTGATgcaggagacagagcagggcCTGGTCTCCCTGACCGCCTACTCCCTGCAGCCCCGGCTGCCCAGCAGGGCCCCTGGGAGGGGCAGCGTGCAGCTGCTGGCCAGCTGCATAGACAAAGGAGACCTGAGCGGCCTGCACAGTCTGCGGTGGGAGCCGCCGGCTGACCCAAGCCCTGTGCCAGACAGCGAGGGGGCCCAGAGGCTGCCCCCGCCTGCGAACATCATCCATGTGCCCCCACTGGACCCCGGCACGGGGATGGGGCATCTGAGGGGCCCGGGAAAGGCTGGCCCTCTGGCTGGGGAAGAAGAGCAGGAAGATGTCTGTGCTGGGCAGAACGGGACGGCAGCTTTGGGAAAGTCGGAAGGAATGAGGCCCCTGGGGTCCGGGGCCCCAGACCTCCAGACCGCCATGCAAAGGCTGCGGGTGGCCACGGCCGAGGCCCAAAGCCTGCACCAGCAGGTTCTGAACAAGCACCCGCAAGCCTCCACCCCCGGagcctcccccacaccctgccgAGATGGTCAGCGCCAAGCAGCGGCTGCGGCCACCGTGGCTGCCCAGAGCACCACTGGGCCTGTGGCTGGAGGTGACCCCAGGATCCCAGCAGCCCCCAGGAAGGTCAGTGGGGAGCAGAAAGCACTGCCCGGAGGGCTGCCAGGGGGGCGGGGGACTGTTCAGGATGGCATCTACACTGCTCACCCCGTGAGAACATTTGACCCATCGGGGGGTGTCCAGCCTTCTGAAAGAGAGGCCCCACAGAGGGGCGGGGACACTGCCCTCTCagcccaggctcccagcccaCTCCAGGACGGGCCAGGCCAGAGTCGGGGGCCTGGGCgggaggagcctgggggctgCGCGCAGATGGCCCCGGGACCTCCAGAGAAGGCAAGAGTCGGCCCAGGAGGCCCCCGAGCTGCGGGCACCACCCTGAAGGTTGCCTCTTTGGCCCACCACACCCAGGCCTCTGGGCCCCGGCCTGCTGGTGCCAGCCTGCCCTCCCATAAtgcctctgttcctcctcctcctcttctctcagcTGCTGTGACAGGACCTGACCTCCCGGCCCCAGCCCACCATGAGGAGGACTCTGTGCAGCAGGACTCTGAGGCCCTGCAGGGCCCCCTTCTCCaccctcacagcagccctgccaGCCAGAGGACCCCCGGGGAGCCATGGACAAGGACCCCAAAGCCGGAGCCCAAGACGTCCCCAAGGAAGAAACCTCAGCTGCCTCCCAAACCCGCATACCTAAGCCAGATCCCCCCGCCCCAGAGGCTGCCCAAGCGCGTAGCTCCGTCTCCCAGCTCCTCCAAAGAAGCCAGGCAAGGAGCGTGCAAGcctggtgagggaggggcagccaACGTCCCCACCGCTGCCAGCCAGGCATGCCTACCTCTGGCCGGAGGCCCCAGGGAGCagagccagccccgcccccaacacAGCCCTGGAGCCTTGGATTCCAGATCCACTGGGAGCCAGGCTGCTGGCAGCAAGGCCCAGAGCCCTGAGCCCCCCACGCCCTCGGCTCTCAGCAGCCACCCCACCTCACCGCAGCAGGCTCCTGGCCCCCCAGGAGAGAGGCCCGAAGCAGAGCCCCAGCACGGGGCCTCCGAGAGCACCGAGACTCTGCAGGGAGGCCGGCCGGAGCTCCAGGGCCTCCTGAGCCAGCTGCAAGCCCTGGAGAAGGAGGCCGCAGGCAGTGTGGACATGCGGGCGGTGACGACGCTCTTTGAAAGGGTGCCCCAGCTGGGAGTGCCTCCTCGGCCTCCTGCTGCCCCCCAAAAGCCTGAGGCCTCGGTGGTGCAGGCCTTCGGGGAGCTCACAAAGGTCAGCACAGGGGTGGCCCGGCTGCGGGAACAGACCCTGGCCAGGCTGCAGGACATTGAGGAGGCCGTGCACAAGGCCCTCAACTCCATGTCTAGCCTCCAGCCTGAGACGGACACCAAGGGCCAGTCCCAAGGCCCCCTGAAGGACCACAGCGCCTGCGAGATCAGCAACACGGACCGGAGGAGAGCCGGACCTGACCGCCCAGGCCAGGAGGCCGGAGGGCAATCTGCAGTCAAAAACACACCCAGGGACACGTGCCTCATCGAGGCCCAGAGTCAGGCCAAGGTCAGGAATCACACAGAGGCCGGGGCTCAGCCCACCGCAGCCGTCCCTTTGGCCAGGAggccagagacagggagggaagccTCAGGCCTGGCTGGAGCCTTCCCTGGCAGCAGAGAGTCATCTTGCTCCCCAACCTTTATCACCGCTGAGTCGGCCACAAGGAAGCTTCCAGAggctcccagccccagggccaTCCTTGAGGTCTCAGTGAGAAGCAGTCACCAGGCACCGGATGTGGGCCAGGCCGGGCTCCCCCAGAAAGGTTTCCAGGAAAGGGCTGGAAAGACGGAGGCCGCCCAGTGCTCTGGGCAGTCCGAGCCTACCCCCGCCTCCTTAGGAAGCCCCCTGACCGCGGGGCAGAAGGGCATTCTGGGGCCGCACACTGGACCCGGTGGAGCCACGGGAACCTCCATCCAGCAGTGTGAAGGGGTGGGCCAGTGCAGGGACCCAGCCCTCCTGGCCTCTGCCAGGGTCAAAGAGCAGGGACCCCAGCTCCAGCTCCCTGCGCCCCCCTTGCTCCGGCCTTTCCTGCGCGGCCCAGCCGGGCTCAGCGGGGGCCTGGCCCATGCTCCCTGCGGCGCTTCCAGCCCGGAACCCCCTGAGGGCCAGGGCCTCCGACCACCCTGGGGCGCTCCCCTCCAGGGCCCTGCGGCCCAGGGGGGGCGCTGA